The nucleotide sequence TCAGACATACCATGCTTACCAATGATTAATGAAATTGTTATATTGACAGTTAAAAAATGAATGTTGTCAATAGTTTTACCTGAAAAGAAAAAGAAGAAAACCCTGCTACTTTAGCGTACACATGTGTTAGGCGCTAAGAAAAAAAACTATTTTATTGACGATAAAGCCGAAGGAGTAAATACGATTGGGTTAATTTCTATTTCAACATCATGCACTTTGACGTTTCCCTGCTTCTTTAGCATAATTTCAAACTCTCCCAAGCGACTTTTCCAGATAACTTGATTTTCGGAGCTAAAATCAGGTGTCCCAAAAGAGTATTCAAAATAATTGAGCAGTTCTTTAAACGCAACTTTCTGCTCTTCTTTGTTTTGCGGGTATAAATAGGCCTGGATCTTTACCACCTTTGACTGGTCGTCAAAGAAATACTCTACATCCACATCTTGGTTTACGTCATAGTTCACCCTATATACAATGGATTCGGGGCTGTCGTTGATTATTTGGGTAGTCTCTTCAATTTTCAGTACATCATCCCTTAGGGTTCCCAGACTCACACCTCTAAAAGTACCGCTAGCAGCGGGCTTTACAATTAACTCAATAGATGGATTTATTTCAAAGTCAAAAGTTTCTTCATAATAATAACTTGAGTTATCGTCGCTATTCTCAGACTCAGAGCAAGAAATAGTCAAAGAAGAAATTACAGCAAAAAAAATGAGGTACTTAATTTTCCCTATCATATGATTTTGAAATAAAGTTATGTATGTAACGAAGGCAATAGTGGGTTAAATATAAAAAAAAATGATAAAGAGAAAAATCCCTTTATCAATGTCCGCCGGGAGCAGTATCAGGGAAAGTCCCTGTCCAAGGCCCGGTATCCGGATGACCTAAAGAAGGTACTCTTCGTGGGTCTGTTGTGCCATGTGCGTCACTTCCTGCTGGTGCCTCCACGCCACGTTCTGTCCTGGTAATGTCTCGATTACATGAAGAAAATATTAAAACTACCAGCACTAGTATTATCGTAAATATCCCTGCAATCCTTCCCATATTATACCTTTTCAAATTACTTATATATATAACACAGGATGAAAACAGTATGTTAAAAAAAAGAGCTGTCAGTTATTTTTGACAGCTCTTTTTTTACTATTCTTTCTTATGAATATCGATCAATTCAACTTCAAAGATAAGTGTAGAGTTAGGCTTAATAGCTCTTGACCCTCTTTCACCATATCCAAGATCAGCAGGCACATACAGCTTCCACTTAGATCCTTTTGGCATAAGCTGAAGGGCTTCTGTCCAGCCTGCAATTACGCCAGATACTGGAAACTTAGCAGGCTCCCCTCTTTCTACTGAACTGTCAAAGACAGTCCCATCAATTAAAGTACCATGATAATGCGTAGTAACCTCATCATCGGCAGTAGGTTTTTCTCCTGTACCTTCTTCAATAATCTCATACTGAAGTCCGCTTTCCAATGTTACAACACCTTCTCTTTCTTTATTCTTCTCAAGAAAAGCGACACCTTCCTCAAGGTTGCCATCTGCTTGCTTTTGGAAACGAGCCATCATATAGGACTCAATCAATGCACCTGCTTCCTCCTCAGTCATTACCATTTCCTTCTCATTTAAAACATCCTTAATAGCAGAAGCAAGGATATCAATATTAATTTCGTCTAGAGACTGGTTTTTGAAGTTTTGTCCAAGGTTAACACCAATACCGTAGCTGACAGAATCAGCTTCTGTTTTTAAAGATAGGTCTTTGCTTCCTGATGATGG is from Cytophagaceae bacterium ABcell3 and encodes:
- a CDS encoding FKBP-type peptidyl-prolyl cis-trans isomerase, coding for MLLRNLVIAGSLSALAMSCNPSSGSKDLSLKTEADSVSYGIGVNLGQNFKNQSLDEINIDILASAIKDVLNEKEMVMTEEEAGALIESYMMARFQKQADGNLEEGVAFLEKNKEREGVVTLESGLQYEIIEEGTGEKPTADDEVTTHYHGTLIDGTVFDSSVERGEPAKFPVSGVIAGWTEALQLMPKGSKWKLYVPADLGYGERGSRAIKPNSTLIFEVELIDIHKKE